TCGGGAGGTTTCGTGCCAACCTATCGGGCTGTATAGCCGGCTCACCGAGACGCCCTCGTTCTCGGTTGAATCAGATTCCTCGGCGGATTCAGCCGTTCCGGAGTCGATAGCGCATGCGTGCACCCCCCCGTTCACCCGTTCCGTTCATCATGTGATGACGGGCGGGGTGATACGAGGCCTGAACGCGATCCTGGCCACATTGATCTGGGTGTTTCCGCCTCCGCGCCATGACATTGCCAGTTGATTCTTATGCTCGGCCAGGCAGGGACCGTCGTCGGATGACTCGCCGTTGAACACGAATTTCTGGCTACACTTTCCACTGTCGACTGACCATCGAAGGTTGAGGTTCTGAGCACCTTCTCCGGTCCATCCGAGAAAGACGAGCCCATCCTGACCAGCCAGCGAAGGAGAGTGCTCGCTCGTGTCGTCGAGCGTCACTTTGTCATCTAGACCAAGTACCGTCGATCCGTTGAGATTCACGCGCGCCACATTGACATTTTTGTTGCCCGATCCCCTCCAAGAGATGAACAACTGGCCGTTGTGCGAAGTCAGGGCCGGACTGGCATCGGACGTCTCATTATCGAAGGTGTGCTTACCAGTCCACGGGCTTCCGCCGAGAATGCCGAAGATAATGTTCAGTCTGTCGTCCTTCCCGGTCCATGCGAGGCAGGTCATCCCTTGATGGATCGCCAGCGCGGGACGGTGGTTACTTTCCTCGGACAGCGTCTCCTTGTTGATCAATCCAGAAATGGAAGGAGGGTTGTCGTGCCAGTTCACCTGCGCGAAGTTCAGCTTGTTGGCACCCTCGCCCGTCCAGGCGATCCAGGCGCGCCCGCCACTTGGGTCCGGGAGCGATGCGAGAGCCGGGCCGTCGATCGACGTGTCCGCTGCTGTGTGCTTGGCCGGAAAGGTGACCCCATCATCAGCGGAGAGGCGCACGTTGATGTTCTGATTACTCTCCCCTGTCCAAGCCAGGAGCAGGTGCTTACCGTTGGAGGCGATAGCGGGACAGAAGTCGGTGGACTCAGGGAGTGTAATCTTCTGGTTCAGACCTATGACTTCTTCATAGAGCGCCCGCACAGCAGCGATGTCACCCACGCTAGGGTTGTTCCGCTGACCGATGGCTGAACAGGAAACCCCAGGTTTGATGGCAATTGTCGTCTGAGCGACCCCGCCAACCATTTTTCCAAACGCCGTCTGAGAGTAATGCATGATCGAGCCGCAGTCATAGCTGCCGAGCTTGCATCCTTCGATAATCTTGAAGTTCCTAACCCGATCCGCGGGTTGAACGTTAGCCTCATTTACAGTGACCACGCTATCCCGGTCAGGACGCTGCTGCTCATGAAGCAGGCCGATCGCATGACCGATTTCATGCATGACACTGCCGGCGTTGAAAGTTGCGCCGGCGATGTTACAGGTAATGTCGTCCTCTCCTGTGGAGGTGATATCGCGACCAGTGCTGGTGTTGCATCCAGAGCCGGAGACGAATCTGGTGAAGGTGCTCTCAGTGGCTCGCGGTACGAACCGGATGATGGACATCGTGTTCCATGCGTTGATGGCATCCGTCACGGCTTTTCGATCGGCTGTCGCGGGAGGGAAGTCCGCGGCATTAATCTCGAACGGAATTGTTCCATCTGGCCAGCGATTGTCGCTTGTCGGTGACAATCCAAATCCCATTGCTTCCACCTTCTGTGAGCTGCGCCACGTCGGCGTCGTCCACTTTCCCGCGTGATGGTTGCCAAGCGATCTGCCGGAGCTTGTTCCCGCGCAGCGCTCCTCGCTCTGAGACGGGGAGAGCAGCAGGCTCAGGCGCCGCGCCTCACGAGTCTCGCTTCGCCATCAGAGACTTCGACGTAGTAGTCAACGAGAGCCCCCAGTGATCCCGCTGCGTGCAATTCGCCTGGAAGGGCTACATGATGCACCTCTTCACCGGTGTCGGGTGTGATGTCTACGATGAAGGATGCAAGTCCTGATGCACTTACGCCCTCCGGCGGGCCCAGCCTGGTCGCAGCCTTGATGTTGCCGTCTCTATCAGCAACTACGAGTAGCTTGGTCATGCGGCCGCATCCTCTCTACGGAATCCAGGCATGAATGAAGAACGTTTCGCTTCGGTCCGTGTGTTCGTTTCGGACTCTCACCCAGTACGTGTCTCTGATGAGAGGAATCTCACCTGAGCCGACCATCCGTGAGACGCCGTGCCATTCCGTCCACAGTGAATGTTTGCCTGACCTTGTGGTGTTGGGTACAGCCAAAGCGAAGTAGGGCCCTGGGTAAACGGCGAGGTTGAATCCGAAGTGGTTGCTTTGACCCGGCGCGAGAAAACATTCCTGTGACGTGTACTGGTACCCCATCTTGCACATCCCGGTGCCATTTGGCCATCTCGACTGGTACTGCCGACAGTTCCGCAGAACGGCTTACGACAGCCACTTACCATCCAGGCTCCTCGACTTTCCCCACACCACCCACTCGCACTACACCAAACGGGTGATTCGGGGTGCCGGGGTCTCGGCCAGATCGCACTAGGTGCAGAATTAGATCAAACCCTATGAACTCGGCGACCAACGCACCGCGCCGCTCCCAGGCGGGAGCAGGCCGATCTCGTCGTAGTGCCGCAGTGCCCGGGCCGTCACACCCGACATCCGGGCGACCTCCGCTGTCGGCCAGGCCATCGTGGATCCGCAGGTGGTCGCTGGAGGCCCCGGCGTTCGTCGAAGTGATGAGGCAGACCGATTTTGCGGTCACCGCGTTCGCCCGCGCCTCCGCGTCCCTGGCAGGTGCTGGCGCGGCGGAAGACGGCTCCCAGCAGGCGCAGGACGCCCCGACCGCCGCCGTCCACGAGAACAGGCTCTTCGTGATGCACCGCCACTAACCCCAGCCGCGGGCACACAAGAACTC
This portion of the Streptomyces roseifaciens genome encodes:
- a CDS encoding M12 family metallopeptidase, which gives rise to MGFGLSPTSDNRWPDGTIPFEINAADFPPATADRKAVTDAINAWNTMSIIRFVPRATESTFTRFVSGSGCNTSTGRDITSTGEDDITCNIAGATFNAGSVMHEIGHAIGLLHEQQRPDRDSVVTVNEANVQPADRVRNFKIIEGCKLGSYDCGSIMHYSQTAFGKMVGGVAQTTIAIKPGVSCSAIGQRNNPSVGDIAAVRALYEEVIGLNQKITLPESTDFCPAIASNGKHLLLAWTGESNQNINVRLSADDGVTFPAKHTAADTSIDGPALASLPDPSGGRAWIAWTGEGANKLNFAQVNWHDNPPSISGLINKETLSEESNHRPALAIHQGMTCLAWTGKDDRLNIIFGILGGSPWTGKHTFDNETSDASPALTSHNGQLFISWRGSGNKNVNVARVNLNGSTVLGLDDKVTLDDTSEHSPSLAGQDGLVFLGWTGEGAQNLNLRWSVDSGKCSQKFVFNGESSDDGPCLAEHKNQLAMSWRGGGNTQINVARIAFRPRITPPVIT